The genomic interval TTGGGCAGCGACGTCACCAGGCTGTCGAGCTCTTTGACGTTGTAGATCCCGCCGACCCGGATCGTGCCGGTGGCGTTGTCGGCGAGCATCAGCGGCTTGGCCAGGTAACGGTTGATCTGCGGCAGGGCTTCGGTCAGCGACAGGTTGTCCAGCACCAGCTTGCCGCTGCGCCAGGCCAGCGAACTGTCGTTGGCGTAGGTCTGGCTGATCTGCGGCATGAAGTCGCCGTGGCGGTAGCGGGCCTGCATCGACGGCCCCAGGCGCAGACCGTCGCCCGGCAGTTGCGTGTTGCTGGTGACCAGCACCGAGCCTTCGATCAGGTTCACCTTCACCTGATCCTCATACATCCAGACGTTGAAGCGGGTGCCGGTGACGCGGATCCGCCCTTCGCCGGCACGGACGGTGAACGGGTGGTTCGGGTCATGGCTGACCTCGAAGAAGGCCTCACCCTTTTTCAGGGTGACATGGCGCCCGTCCTTGTAGTTGGCGTAGGTCAGTTCGCTGTTCAGGTTCAGCTCGACCCGGCTGCCGTCGCTCAAGGTGACCTGGCGGACATTGCCGGAGGCCTCGAAATGCTGGTAGCTGTTGGGCAGCCAGCCCATGTTCCAGCCGGCCCAGGCCGCCAGCGGCACGGCCAGCGCGCTGACGCAGGCGGCGGTGGCGTACTGGCGCCAGGTCCTGGCGGGTTTGCCGAGGGGCACGACCACGGAGGGCTCCGGGCGCGGCAAGTGCTCGGCGACGTCCCAGATCTCCAGCATGGCCTCGTACTCGAACGCGTGCAGCGGGTCGGCATCGCGCCACTGCTCGAAGGCGCGCCGCTCATCGGCCGTGCAGTCGACCGCGTGCAGTCGCATGCACCAATGCGCGGCGGCATCGGTGATCGCGTCGTATTCGGCTTCCGAAAGGGTGTTCTGGGTCATCGAGTCGTCCTGATTTGCTGCATTCTAACCTCGACGGGAAGGGGACGAGAACAGCCGTCATGGCTAATTCCCATCAATGGGGCTCGTTTTTCCCGTACGACACCCTGAAAACAGGATGTATTGAGAACAGTATTCATATGCGGCGTGAAAAAATGATCAAAAGGACGGACAACGTCGTTCAGGCGTTTCCGA from Pseudomonas ekonensis carries:
- a CDS encoding FecR family protein, translating into MTQNTLSEAEYDAITDAAAHWCMRLHAVDCTADERRAFEQWRDADPLHAFEYEAMLEIWDVAEHLPRPEPSVVVPLGKPARTWRQYATAACVSALAVPLAAWAGWNMGWLPNSYQHFEASGNVRQVTLSDGSRVELNLNSELTYANYKDGRHVTLKKGEAFFEVSHDPNHPFTVRAGEGRIRVTGTRFNVWMYEDQVKVNLIEGSVLVTSNTQLPGDGLRLGPSMQARYRHGDFMPQISQTYANDSSLAWRSGKLVLDNLSLTEALPQINRYLAKPLMLADNATGTIRVGGIYNVKELDSLVTSLPKALPVYLTRNKDGNPVINSMPQQPPKS